In the Purpureocillium takamizusanense chromosome 5, complete sequence genome, one interval contains:
- the ADK1 gene encoding Adenylate kinase (COG:F~EggNog:ENOG503NV5B), which translates to MGFVEDELKQLKDVISNLDSRIKSLEQRATGSAPTTKEIRMILIGPPGAGKGTQAPKIKERFSCCHLATGDMLRSQVAKKTPLGREAKKIMDQGGLVSDDIVIGMIKEELDNNKECQGGFILDGFPRTVPQAEGLDAMLEQRNKKLQHAVELQIDDSQLVARITGRLIHPASGRSYHSTFNPPKEPMKDDITGEPLIQRSDDTADALKKRLGTYHKQTAPVVEYYRKNGIWQGIDASQQPGQVWKNMLNILEGDRKGHATGILSRIAGQS; encoded by the exons ATGGGTttcgtcgaggacgagctgaaGCAGCTCAAGGATGTCATCTCTAACCTTGATTCTCGGATCAAGagcctcgagcagcgcgctACTGGGTCGGCCCCTACCACCAAAGAGATCCGCATGATCCTCATCGGTCCTCCTGGCGCAG GCAAGGGAACCCAGGCAcccaagatcaaggagcgCTTTTCTTGCTGCCACCTG GCCACTGGCGACATGTTGCGCTCCCAGGTTGCGAAGAAGACTCCTCTCGGTCGCGAGGCGAAGAAGATCATGGACCAGGGCGGCCTTGTCAGCGAtgacatcgtcatcggcatgATCAAGGAGGAATTGGACAATAACAAAGAGTGTCAGGGCGG CTTTATCCTCGATGGTTTCCCCCGCACCGTCCCCCAGGCAGAGGGCCTCGATGCCATGCTCGAGCAGCGCAACAAGAAGCTCcagcacgccgtcgagctccagATCGATGACtcccagctcgtcgcgcgcaTTACCGGCCGCCTGATTCATCCGGCCTCGGGCCGCTCCTACCACAGCACCTTCAATCCTCCCAAGGAGCCCATGAAGGACGACATCACTGGCGAGCCTCTTATTCAGCGCAGCGACGATAccgccgacgcgctcaaGAAGCGTCTCGGTACCTACCACAAACAGACCGCCCCGGTTGTCGAGTACTACCGCAAAAACGGCATCTGGCAAGGTATtgacgccagccagcagcccggccaggTTTGGAAGAATATGTTGAATATCCTCGAGGGGGATAGGAAGGGCCATGCCACGGGCATCCTCTCCCGGATTGCTGGCCAAAGCTAG
- the RPN8 gene encoding proteasome regulatory particle subunit (MEROPS:MER0030134~BUSCO:EOG09263KRO~COG:O~EggNog:ENOG503NVMV), which translates to MPTTTAETLSLVTRNVTVAPLVLLSAVDHYNRTVQNKTKRRVVGVLLGQNDGKNVRVSNSFAVPFEEDEKDPSVWFLDHNYVESMNDMFKKVNAREKLIGWYHSGPKLRASDLEINDLFKRYTPNPLLVIIDVQPKESGVPTDAYFAVEEIKDDGTTTSRTFVHTPSIIEAEEAEEIGVEHLLRDIRDVAVGTLSTRVTNQLQSLQGLHLRLRDIGAYLQKVLDGQLPVNHAILGNLQDVFNLLPNLSTPESDSKTGGGELAHAMSIKTNDQLMAIYLSSLIRAITAFHDLIENKIQNRQQQEDKDAKKEDGNGKDEKKEAGANGVNGEAKDGDKEKEGKDKKK; encoded by the exons ATGCCTACCACGACTGCCGAGACGCTCTCCCTCGTCACCCGAAACGTCACCGTCgcgcccctcgtcctcctctccgCAGTCGATCACTACAACCGTACCGTTCAGAACAAGACGAAACGGCGAGTCGTAGGCGTCTTGCTCGGCCAGAACGATGGCAAGAATGTGAGGGTGTCCAACAGCTTCGCTG TTCCCTTTGAGGAAGACGAGAAGGACCCTTCAGTCTGGTTTCTAGACCACAACTACGTCGAGTCCATGAACGACATGTTCAAGAAGGTCAACGCCCGCGAGAAGCTGATAGGATGGTACCATTCTGGTCCCAAACTTCGCGCCTCCGACCTTGAGATCAACGATCTTTTCAAGCGCTACACACCGAATCCActcctcgtcatcattgATGTGCAGCCTAAGGAGTCGGGCGTCCCCACAGATGCCTATTTCGCTGTCGAAGAGATCAAGGAT GACGGCACGACTACCTCCAGGACCTTCGTCCACACTCCGTCCATCAtcgaagccgaggaagccgaggagATTGGCGTCGAGCACTTGCTGCGGGATATCCGCGATGTCGCTGTCGGCACGCTGTCCACCCGCGTCACTAATCAGCTTCAGTCGCTTCAAGGTTTGCACCTGCGGCTGCGTGACATCGGCGCCTACTTGCAAAAGGTCCTCGACGGGCAGCTCCCCGTCAACCACGCCATTCTCGGCAACTTGCAGGACGTCTTCAACCTGCTCCCCAACCTGTCCACACCGGAGAGTGATAGCAagaccggcggcggagaactGGCACACGCCATGAGCATCAAGACAAACGACCAGCTGATGGCCATCTACCTCAGTAGTCTGATCCGCGCCATCACTGCCTTCCATGACTTGATAGAAAACAAGATCCAAaatcggcagcagcaagaggACAAGGATGCCAAGAAAGAGGACGGGAATGGcaaggacgagaagaaggaggcaGGCGCCAATGGAGTCAACGGCGAGGCCAAAGAtggcgacaaggagaaggaagggaaggacaagaagaaaTAA